From the Caballeronia sp. NK8 genome, one window contains:
- a CDS encoding DUF1488 domain-containing protein, with protein MNIRFLPDAPDYRDANLTVEFAAIVDGRRVPCAISVEALEDHFGAQSYDSAGWIGAFDAGRPRIEEVAREHLRVTNGMPVLLKSGHFPPGRVTA; from the coding sequence ATGAATATTCGATTCCTCCCGGACGCGCCCGATTACCGCGATGCCAACCTGACCGTCGAGTTTGCCGCGATCGTCGATGGCCGGCGCGTACCGTGCGCCATATCGGTCGAAGCGCTGGAAGATCACTTCGGCGCGCAAAGCTATGACAGCGCCGGCTGGATCGGCGCGTTCGATGCGGGCCGCCCGCGCATCGAGGAAGTCGCGCGCGAGCATCTGCGCGTGACCAACGGCATGCCGGTGCTTCTGAAAAGCGGACACTTTCCGCCGGGGCGCGTCACCGCCTGA
- a CDS encoding TetR/AcrR family transcriptional regulator, with product MPRTGPQARRTEQRREQRQALRERILEVSREIVKREGFASLSMRKLAEAIDYSPAALYLHFRSRGEIARALRTEGHARLREAFLAHTTIVDPAARLNAMARAYVEFGLAEPETYRLMFMMFMEPAGFADAGTDATASGQAAESGAAALSLIADAYVELRAADRLPPRAAPLACAEGLWANLHGIVALKLNGASLPETPVATLVELSLDAWFAPVNGTESRFTCANRPDTSTR from the coding sequence ATGCCTCGGACGGGGCCGCAAGCGCGGCGCACCGAGCAAAGACGCGAGCAGCGTCAGGCGCTGCGCGAGCGCATACTCGAGGTATCGCGTGAAATCGTGAAGCGCGAAGGGTTCGCATCGCTCTCGATGAGAAAGCTCGCCGAGGCGATCGACTATTCTCCCGCCGCGCTCTATCTTCATTTCAGGAGCCGTGGCGAGATCGCCCGGGCGTTGCGCACGGAAGGGCACGCGCGTTTGCGCGAAGCGTTCCTCGCGCACACGACTATCGTCGACCCGGCCGCGCGACTGAACGCAATGGCGCGCGCGTATGTCGAATTCGGGCTGGCCGAGCCCGAGACGTATCGGCTGATGTTCATGATGTTCATGGAGCCCGCAGGTTTCGCCGACGCAGGCACCGATGCCACGGCGAGCGGCCAGGCGGCGGAGTCCGGTGCGGCGGCGCTTTCGCTGATCGCGGATGCGTACGTCGAGTTGCGCGCGGCCGACCGGCTGCCGCCTCGCGCCGCGCCGCTCGCGTGTGCGGAAGGGCTGTGGGCAAATCTGCATGGCATCGTCGCGCTGAAACTGAACGGCGCGTCCTTGCCCGAGACGCCGGTCGCGACGCTCGTCGAGTTGTCGCTCGATGCGTGGTTTGCGCCGGTCAACGGAACCGAATCCCGATTCACTTGTGCGAATCGACCCGACACTTCAACACGATGA
- a CDS encoding enoyl-CoA hydratase/isomerase family protein, with translation MTTEDIRIDTANGIGFIALDRPKALNALTAPMLRAISEALRAWRHDQAIRAVVVYSPHVRAFCAGGDIRFLYESAKAGERESIDAFFTDEYKLNHAIFTFPKPYVAVVNGVVMGGGMGISQGAHHTGGLRIVTQTTRMAMPETRIGLFPDVGVSWFLARTPGAIGRYLAATGASLAAADALYARMADAYLDDGALPGLVESLRHQRFLDGVEIIRFVQNETTKYKVAPIPERSELADARTMIDKHFAAGNGASILASLEREADIGNDWAKRTAAELRERSPLSVDVALQQVDRAKFSTMAETLRRDLDLTRTMFARGDVLEGIRARIVDKDNEPQWKIARVEDVNAADVDRMFESAWTPASHPLRLLKD, from the coding sequence ATGACCACCGAAGACATCCGTATCGACACCGCCAACGGCATCGGCTTCATTGCGCTCGATCGTCCGAAGGCACTCAACGCGTTGACCGCGCCGATGCTGCGCGCGATCAGCGAGGCATTGCGCGCGTGGCGCCACGATCAGGCGATCCGCGCGGTCGTCGTCTATAGCCCGCACGTGCGGGCGTTCTGCGCGGGCGGGGACATCCGCTTCCTGTACGAGTCCGCGAAAGCTGGCGAACGCGAGTCAATCGACGCGTTTTTCACCGATGAATACAAGCTCAACCACGCGATCTTCACGTTCCCGAAGCCCTACGTCGCGGTCGTGAACGGCGTCGTGATGGGCGGCGGCATGGGCATTTCGCAGGGTGCGCATCATACGGGCGGGCTGCGCATCGTCACGCAGACGACCAGGATGGCGATGCCCGAGACGCGCATCGGACTATTTCCCGATGTCGGCGTGAGCTGGTTTCTTGCGCGCACGCCGGGCGCGATCGGCCGCTATCTGGCGGCGACCGGCGCGAGTCTCGCCGCCGCCGACGCGCTCTATGCGCGCATGGCCGACGCCTATCTCGACGATGGCGCGCTGCCGGGGCTTGTCGAGTCGCTGAGGCACCAGCGCTTTCTGGATGGCGTGGAAATCATCCGTTTCGTGCAGAACGAAACCACGAAGTACAAGGTCGCGCCGATTCCCGAGAGGAGCGAACTCGCCGATGCGCGCACGATGATCGACAAGCACTTCGCGGCGGGCAACGGCGCGTCGATTCTGGCATCGCTGGAGCGCGAGGCGGACATCGGCAACGATTGGGCGAAGCGCACGGCCGCCGAACTGCGTGAACGCTCGCCGCTTTCCGTCGATGTGGCGCTGCAGCAGGTCGATCGCGCGAAGTTCTCGACGATGGCCGAGACGCTGCGCCGCGATCTCGACCTCACGCGCACGATGTTCGCGCGCGGCGACGTGCTGGAAGGCATCCGCGCGCGCATCGTCGACAAGGACAACGAGCCGCAATGGAAGATCGCGCGCGTCGAAGACGTGAACGCTGCCGATGTGGATCGCATGTTCGAGAGCGCGTGGACGCCCGCGTCGCATCCGCTACGGCTGTTGAAGGACTGA
- a CDS encoding acyltransferase — protein sequence MKDDTKNAEIEGLRGIAALFVLYNHIPFAAVALNSKYPALFGFVAGSQRFYIPGHFGSLGVQLFFCITGYLFWKRVVVSGKSTDWAQFYRNRFLRLAPAYILFATLMMFTLSVIDGFEKRVSTLELAHDIFAQLALGIVQQRRFNGIDTTMFNTVTWTLAYEWGFYVLLPLLAGLRARRWTTAVALAVLVMTIFIYDARLYLLLFFLSGAIAAELRLNVRSRPLLGSLAFCALALADVVFPKEVIATKISAVAGISPFADVTVILVQWVIVSAAFFVAIKTKPYVLRLRPLMMLGTISYSLYLLHLTVLQISIRIADKFEPISQWSIAHFWHWAITATICSIGAAAISYVFVERPFLHRRRNERRSALASQGL from the coding sequence ATGAAAGACGATACCAAAAATGCTGAAATTGAAGGGCTGCGGGGCATTGCGGCGCTCTTCGTCTTATACAATCACATCCCGTTCGCAGCGGTGGCCTTGAATTCGAAATACCCCGCACTTTTTGGCTTCGTCGCGGGCAGCCAGCGCTTTTATATCCCTGGGCATTTCGGGTCGCTCGGCGTGCAACTGTTTTTCTGTATTACAGGTTATCTGTTCTGGAAGAGAGTCGTAGTTTCTGGAAAATCGACTGATTGGGCACAGTTCTATCGGAATCGATTCCTGCGACTCGCTCCTGCCTACATTCTCTTTGCAACGTTGATGATGTTCACATTGAGCGTGATCGATGGTTTCGAGAAACGCGTATCGACGCTCGAACTTGCACACGATATATTTGCACAGCTGGCTTTAGGCATCGTGCAGCAGCGTCGCTTCAATGGAATCGATACGACGATGTTCAACACCGTTACCTGGACGCTCGCATACGAATGGGGATTCTATGTGCTTTTACCCCTGCTCGCCGGCTTGAGAGCCAGACGATGGACAACCGCGGTGGCGCTCGCAGTTCTCGTAATGACGATATTCATTTACGACGCGCGATTGTACTTGTTACTCTTTTTTCTGTCAGGAGCCATCGCTGCGGAACTTCGCCTCAATGTCCGATCCCGGCCCCTGCTGGGTTCGTTGGCATTCTGCGCCCTTGCACTGGCGGACGTCGTATTTCCCAAAGAAGTGATTGCAACCAAAATTTCCGCGGTTGCAGGAATTAGTCCGTTTGCAGACGTGACCGTTATTTTGGTTCAATGGGTAATCGTGAGCGCGGCGTTTTTTGTCGCTATCAAAACCAAACCCTATGTACTGCGCCTCCGACCATTAATGATGCTCGGAACGATCAGCTACAGTTTGTACCTGCTTCATCTAACGGTGCTGCAGATCTCTATTCGAATAGCGGATAAGTTTGAACCGATCTCGCAATGGAGCATCGCGCATTTCTGGCACTGGGCCATCACTGCGACAATCTGTTCGATCGGCGCCGCAGCTATTTCCTACGTGTTCGTTGAGCGCCCCTTCCTGCATCGAAGGCGGAACGAACGACGTTCCGCGTTGGCAAGTCAGGGACTGTGA
- a CDS encoding tyrosine recombinase XerC, whose protein sequence is MRKPVRDGLLPRMEARPTKKGFTYRYHPVGAKPINLGADRIEAIRKVLEITGGGDDIGTISRLWDQFQETPGWKRYSQYTRTDYEQCATKLLEIFGDVRASDIDATDVAKYLRKERADAPVRANREMALLSNLIGLAIERGEAKHNPCREVKRNEEQPRTEAPEPEEFAAFATWLSEQGGQRALVGMAAEYAAGAGNRKVEFLDLSWPQVDEAAGHIRIKRAKQRGKKRGEVIEQIEITPHISELIARLKVVRARQKNPDCLYVFPNRFGTSYTQEGFKATWGKLMVEAIKKKVIQHRFTFHDLRAYYVTQHKAERGALPDLHANPATTARVYDRSKVVKRKAL, encoded by the coding sequence ATGAGAAAGCCGGTGCGCGATGGCCTCCTTCCCCGCATGGAGGCGCGGCCCACGAAGAAGGGGTTCACGTACAGGTACCACCCGGTCGGCGCAAAGCCCATCAACCTCGGTGCCGACCGGATCGAAGCGATTCGGAAAGTGCTGGAGATCACCGGCGGTGGCGATGACATCGGAACGATTTCACGCCTCTGGGACCAGTTTCAAGAGACGCCGGGCTGGAAACGCTACTCGCAGTACACGCGCACCGACTACGAGCAGTGCGCCACGAAGCTGCTGGAGATCTTCGGCGACGTGCGCGCGTCCGACATCGACGCGACCGACGTCGCGAAGTATCTGAGGAAGGAGCGCGCCGACGCGCCCGTGCGCGCGAATCGAGAGATGGCGCTCCTTTCCAACCTGATCGGGCTCGCGATCGAGCGCGGCGAGGCGAAGCACAACCCCTGCCGCGAGGTGAAGCGCAACGAAGAGCAACCGCGCACCGAAGCGCCGGAACCGGAAGAGTTTGCCGCGTTCGCCACCTGGCTCTCAGAACAAGGCGGCCAGCGCGCCCTCGTCGGGATGGCCGCGGAATACGCCGCCGGCGCGGGCAATCGGAAGGTCGAGTTTCTCGACCTGTCGTGGCCGCAGGTCGACGAAGCCGCCGGGCATATTCGGATTAAGCGCGCTAAGCAGCGCGGCAAGAAGCGCGGCGAAGTGATCGAGCAAATCGAAATCACCCCGCATATATCCGAGTTAATCGCCCGATTGAAAGTCGTGCGCGCTCGTCAAAAGAATCCGGATTGCCTTTATGTATTTCCGAATCGCTTCGGGACGTCATATACGCAGGAGGGATTTAAGGCGACGTGGGGAAAGTTGATGGTCGAGGCGATTAAAAAGAAAGTGATTCAGCACAGGTTCACTTTTCACGATCTCCGCGCCTATTACGTGACCCAGCATAAAGCAGAACGCGGCGCCCTTCCCGACCTCCACGCGAACCCGGCAACGACCGCGCGAGTGTATGACCGCAGTAAGGTTGTGAAGCGAAAAGCGCTCTAA
- a CDS encoding DUF4224 domain-containing protein: MAIVTNDQLVELTGGLRQGAAQKRWIKKALGIDAPRKADGHPMLTWEQVNRGPGEQMRRSAPKWKNAA, translated from the coding sequence ATGGCGATCGTGACGAATGACCAGCTCGTCGAACTGACGGGCGGCCTGCGCCAAGGCGCGGCACAGAAGCGTTGGATCAAGAAGGCGCTCGGCATCGACGCCCCGCGCAAAGCGGACGGACACCCGATGCTGACGTGGGAGCAGGTGAACCGCGGTCCCGGCGAGCAGATGCGCCGCTCCGCACCTAAATGGAAGAACGCAGCATGA
- a CDS encoding DNA cytosine methyltransferase, giving the protein MKILDLFCCAGGAAMGYHIAGFDVVGVDIAPQPNYPFSFVQSDVLSLPAGFLKTFDAIHASPPCQGYSAMRHAHNAKHNPRLIDDVRKMLEATGLPYVIENVEAAKPFMRDPFMLCGTMFGLGLEDHELRRHRLFETNWPITDAPQCRHTDGPVIGVYGGHARRRSAKHGGRGTKDVWPNGHKAAMAEAMQITWANTAEMSEAIPPAYTEWIGRRLYQVVCDRREAAAAAQCEPA; this is encoded by the coding sequence ATGAAAATACTTGACCTATTTTGCTGCGCCGGCGGAGCTGCGATGGGGTATCACATTGCGGGCTTCGATGTGGTCGGCGTGGACATCGCCCCACAGCCCAACTACCCGTTCTCGTTCGTTCAGTCCGACGTGCTCAGCCTGCCCGCGGGGTTCCTGAAGACATTCGACGCAATCCATGCGTCACCGCCCTGCCAAGGCTACTCGGCAATGCGGCACGCCCATAACGCAAAGCACAACCCGCGACTCATCGATGACGTTCGCAAGATGCTCGAAGCGACGGGCCTGCCGTATGTCATCGAGAACGTCGAAGCTGCGAAGCCATTCATGCGCGATCCGTTCATGCTTTGCGGAACGATGTTCGGCCTCGGACTCGAAGATCACGAGCTGCGCCGCCATCGCCTCTTCGAGACTAACTGGCCGATCACCGATGCGCCGCAGTGTCGGCACACGGACGGTCCTGTTATCGGCGTCTATGGCGGTCACGCACGTCGGCGATCGGCGAAGCACGGAGGACGCGGAACGAAAGACGTCTGGCCGAACGGTCACAAGGCCGCCATGGCCGAAGCGATGCAAATCACCTGGGCTAACACGGCGGAAATGTCCGAGGCGATCCCGCCTGCATACACCGAGTGGATCGGGCGACGGCTATATCAGGTCGTCTGCGATCGACGAGAAGCTGCCGCGGCCGCTCAGTGCGAGCCGGCCTGA
- a CDS encoding phage Gp37/Gp68 family protein, which produces MSENSKIEWTDHTFNPWEGCQKVGPGCDHCYAETRNARFAGGNAINWGPGAPRRLTAAANWHKPVHWDKAHSEFFAKHGRRQRVFCASLADVFDNAVPEGWRAALFDLIAITPNLDWLLLTKRIGNAEKMITRALEIGGYGTDARWPWANVWLGATIVNQEEADRDIPKLLMTPARRRFLSMEPLLGPVDLLPFFDPTGNCCMQEMQSCENCPADAPWIHGPTTEYAEDGSGYSSPTIDWVIVGGESGNNARPMHPDWAREIRGQCEDYGVPFLFKQWGEWAPGENCGGPMTRTERTADWFGDEWSFGTLTPRGAEGMHCDDEPLLYRCGKKKAGRHLDGVTHDGFPS; this is translated from the coding sequence GTGAGCGAGAACAGCAAAATCGAGTGGACGGACCACACGTTCAATCCGTGGGAAGGCTGCCAGAAGGTCGGCCCGGGCTGCGATCACTGCTACGCCGAGACGCGCAACGCACGCTTCGCGGGCGGTAACGCGATCAACTGGGGACCGGGCGCGCCTCGGCGGCTCACGGCGGCGGCGAACTGGCACAAGCCCGTCCATTGGGACAAGGCGCATTCAGAGTTCTTCGCGAAGCACGGCCGTCGCCAGAGGGTGTTCTGTGCGTCCCTCGCCGACGTGTTCGACAACGCCGTACCCGAAGGATGGCGCGCGGCGCTGTTCGATCTGATTGCGATCACACCGAATCTCGACTGGCTGCTTTTGACAAAGCGCATCGGCAATGCCGAGAAAATGATCACCCGCGCTTTAGAGATTGGCGGCTACGGCACCGATGCGCGATGGCCGTGGGCCAACGTCTGGCTCGGCGCGACGATCGTCAATCAGGAAGAGGCAGACCGCGACATTCCGAAGCTGCTCATGACGCCCGCGCGCCGCCGCTTCCTGTCGATGGAGCCGTTGCTCGGCCCGGTTGACTTGCTGCCTTTCTTCGATCCGACTGGCAATTGCTGTATGCAAGAAATGCAGTCGTGCGAGAACTGCCCCGCTGATGCGCCGTGGATCCACGGACCCACAACCGAATATGCAGAAGACGGCAGCGGCTATAGCTCGCCGACCATCGACTGGGTGATCGTCGGCGGCGAAAGCGGCAACAACGCGCGACCGATGCATCCTGATTGGGCGCGAGAGATTCGCGGCCAGTGCGAAGACTACGGCGTGCCGTTTCTCTTCAAGCAATGGGGCGAGTGGGCGCCGGGCGAGAACTGCGGCGGACCGATGACGCGCACCGAGCGCACCGCCGACTGGTTCGGCGACGAGTGGTCGTTCGGCACTCTGACGCCCCGCGGCGCCGAGGGAATGCATTGCGACGACGAGCCGCTTTTGTATCGGTGCGGCAAGAAGAAGGCCGGTCGCCATCTCGACGGCGTGACGCACGACGGCTTTCCCTCGTGA
- a CDS encoding HNH endonuclease, whose amino-acid sequence MAERITLERLKQILSYEPDTGLFRWKVYRNAKVGVGDIAGTISAKGYAMIGTGGRLYQAHRLAWFYMTGAWPDHEIDHRNHIKTDNRFENLRQATKTDNNRNRRFKRNRSGFKGVAFNPRLKKWNAQIWYDGKQKHLGVFDRPEDAHEAYRAAAKEIHGEFATFEELP is encoded by the coding sequence ATGGCCGAAAGGATTACGCTCGAACGGCTGAAGCAGATTCTGTCGTACGAGCCAGATACCGGGTTGTTCAGATGGAAGGTGTACAGAAATGCCAAGGTTGGAGTTGGCGACATAGCTGGAACGATAAGCGCCAAGGGCTACGCAATGATCGGCACTGGAGGGCGGCTTTATCAAGCTCACAGGCTCGCGTGGTTCTACATGACTGGAGCGTGGCCAGACCATGAGATTGACCACCGAAACCACATCAAGACAGACAACCGGTTCGAGAACCTCAGGCAAGCGACGAAAACCGACAACAACAGGAATCGGCGATTCAAGCGAAATAGAAGTGGCTTCAAAGGTGTCGCGTTCAACCCGCGGCTCAAAAAGTGGAACGCGCAGATCTGGTACGACGGAAAGCAAAAGCATCTAGGTGTTTTCGACAGACCAGAAGACGCGCACGAGGCATACCGAGCAGCCGCAAAAGAAATACACGGCGAGTTCGCAACATTTGAGGAACTTCCATGA
- a CDS encoding S24 family peptidase, with protein sequence MKSNTENNERERDLLRYTLTAPTEEDVGKLQFDGSGDAPILPVVNPLHSTALVETQSTGELRSSTERLDELAVSSDVVFPVHALLNTTFNQNANTMLNNKVFNFENIRGMHETTARLYEAARLLRGLTTPTEVARLLNVAPQNVNNWERRGMSKAAMLDAQDKLGCSAVWLMTGEGTMLGATPVPPANDSSKRGRTRPEIEKTDQTESDIVFSSDDLASARSPRRLRAALFDKGLTTAEIASVAGVSESVAAQWLDGEGPEITLAQGAALQTAYGVNVVWLTKGKGEPGVAVRYVDEYKPIPITNWRAVPVVGHAQLGDNGYWADLEYPVGAGDGYVDFPSRDANAYALKCVGDSMRPRIKDGEFVVIEPNQPIEAGDEVLVRSKAGQVMVKEFLYRRAGRVHLRSVNDAHKPLSFSSDEIEKMHFVRAICRPSSWRPD encoded by the coding sequence GTGAAATCGAACACCGAAAACAACGAACGCGAGCGAGACCTACTTCGCTATACGCTGACGGCGCCTACTGAGGAAGATGTCGGGAAACTCCAATTTGACGGCAGCGGGGATGCCCCGATCCTTCCAGTTGTGAACCCGCTGCACTCCACCGCGCTGGTCGAAACCCAGTCGACGGGCGAGCTTAGAAGCTCCACCGAGAGACTCGATGAGCTGGCGGTCAGCAGTGATGTCGTTTTTCCGGTCCATGCGTTATTAAACACCACGTTTAATCAAAATGCAAACACTATGTTGAACAACAAAGTGTTTAATTTTGAGAACATCCGGGGTATGCATGAAACCACCGCTCGCCTCTACGAGGCAGCCCGCTTGCTGCGCGGGCTCACCACGCCTACCGAAGTCGCACGCCTTCTAAATGTCGCGCCACAGAACGTAAACAACTGGGAGCGTCGCGGCATGTCGAAGGCGGCGATGCTCGACGCGCAGGACAAACTCGGGTGCAGCGCCGTCTGGCTGATGACTGGCGAAGGCACGATGCTCGGGGCGACACCGGTACCGCCCGCAAATGATTCGTCGAAGAGAGGCCGAACACGCCCTGAGATCGAAAAAACTGATCAGACGGAGTCTGATATTGTTTTTTCTTCAGACGACTTGGCGTCAGCCAGGTCGCCACGTAGACTGAGAGCAGCGCTTTTCGATAAGGGTTTAACTACCGCCGAAATCGCCTCCGTTGCCGGGGTTAGCGAGTCCGTCGCAGCACAGTGGCTTGATGGCGAAGGACCCGAGATCACGCTAGCGCAGGGTGCCGCGCTGCAAACAGCCTACGGCGTGAATGTTGTCTGGCTTACAAAAGGGAAAGGCGAACCGGGCGTCGCTGTTAGATATGTCGACGAATACAAGCCTATTCCTATTACGAACTGGAGAGCTGTCCCCGTGGTAGGACATGCGCAACTTGGGGATAACGGGTATTGGGCCGACTTGGAGTATCCGGTTGGAGCAGGCGACGGTTACGTCGACTTCCCATCCCGCGACGCGAATGCCTACGCACTGAAATGCGTCGGCGATTCGATGCGTCCCCGAATCAAGGACGGCGAATTCGTCGTCATCGAGCCAAATCAGCCGATCGAAGCAGGCGATGAGGTCCTCGTGAGGTCGAAAGCTGGCCAGGTCATGGTCAAGGAATTCTTGTATCGGCGCGCCGGTCGGGTCCATCTGCGATCAGTCAACGACGCACATAAACCCCTCAGCTTCTCGAGCGACGAGATTGAGAAGATGCATTTCGTCCGTGCAATCTGCCGCCCTTCCTCTTGGAGGCCGGATTGA
- a CDS encoding phage regulatory protein/antirepressor Ant, with protein MNAIALSAPTMSSREIADLVEKRHDNVKRTIETLAEKRVITLPQIEETSFIGADGRRQHSTEYRIGKRDSYVIVAQLSPEFTARLVDRWQALEEQVSKPRLPDFTNPAIAARAWADEVEKSIALQQQIAAAAPKVAALERLTVAAQGAMCITDAAKNLQEQPKRMFEWMQSNGWIYRRPGGATWTAYQDKLQRGVLEHKITTVHRNDGSEKVTTQVLVTAKGLTEIAQKMRGADLH; from the coding sequence ATGAACGCAATCGCCTTGAGTGCGCCGACGATGTCGAGTCGCGAGATCGCTGACCTGGTCGAGAAGCGCCACGACAACGTGAAGCGGACCATTGAAACGCTCGCCGAAAAGCGCGTCATCACGCTTCCTCAAATTGAGGAAACGTCTTTCATCGGCGCCGACGGCCGTCGCCAGCACAGCACTGAGTATCGGATCGGCAAGCGCGACAGCTATGTCATCGTCGCGCAGCTCTCGCCGGAATTCACCGCGCGCCTCGTCGATCGTTGGCAGGCGCTGGAAGAGCAAGTTTCGAAGCCGCGGCTGCCCGACTTCACGAACCCGGCCATCGCCGCGCGGGCATGGGCCGACGAGGTCGAGAAGAGCATCGCGCTTCAGCAGCAGATCGCCGCGGCTGCTCCGAAGGTTGCCGCGCTGGAGCGTCTGACGGTCGCCGCGCAGGGCGCCATGTGCATCACCGATGCCGCCAAGAACCTGCAGGAGCAGCCGAAGCGCATGTTCGAGTGGATGCAGTCGAACGGCTGGATCTATCGCCGTCCAGGCGGCGCGACGTGGACGGCCTATCAGGACAAGCTCCAGCGCGGTGTGCTCGAACACAAGATCACGACCGTCCATCGCAATGACGGTTCCGAGAAGGTCACCACGCAGGTTCTCGTGACCGCTAAGGGCCTCACCGAGATCGCGCAGAAGATGCGCGGCGCGGATCTGCACTGA
- a CDS encoding helix-turn-helix domain-containing protein, producing the protein MSVTATFWVRAQRVGKSSPKCVLIALADFANEDFRVWASMDAIEQFIEQDRKTILANIKRLKELGYLEDTGERTGRTGQIIVYQITRPVGASKVTMTNREGKVVEIGPPETKQSQIRNSSKNGTVKGSQNRNSPENGTVPDLDSNSPKSSGKQSQISRETVPNLGHGTTKELPQEQKGNDQFARTAPRTSLHLELREIELPAWLPLDAWLDWCEHREAKEKKADIPWTHPAARVTLKKLAKLHGLGRDIVIAVDESVLRGWTGIWEAKDESTSDAVTGGAPDGWWTGEAGWRDQGKRLNIDPARFQYFEQFKAKVCKTLGPGPWMEYLLAAVSRESEERGEALYAYLNDVPRDKNGNTEAA; encoded by the coding sequence ATGAGCGTAACCGCGACATTCTGGGTCCGTGCGCAACGCGTCGGCAAAAGCTCGCCGAAGTGCGTGCTGATTGCCCTCGCTGACTTCGCCAACGAAGACTTCCGCGTCTGGGCGAGCATGGACGCGATCGAGCAGTTCATCGAGCAGGATCGCAAGACGATCCTCGCGAACATCAAGCGCCTGAAGGAACTCGGCTATCTGGAAGACACCGGCGAGCGCACCGGACGCACGGGACAGATCATCGTCTATCAGATCACGCGGCCCGTCGGCGCGAGCAAGGTCACGATGACCAATCGCGAAGGGAAGGTCGTGGAGATCGGTCCTCCCGAGACGAAACAGTCCCAAATCCGGAACAGTTCCAAAAACGGCACTGTTAAAGGGTCCCAAAATCGGAACAGTCCCGAAAACGGAACAGTTCCAGATTTGGATTCGAACAGTCCCAAATCTTCCGGGAAACAGTCCCAAATTTCCCGTGAAACGGTCCCAAATTTGGGACACGGAACTACCAAGGAACTACCACAGGAACAGAAAGGCAACGACCAATTCGCGCGGACTGCGCCGCGAACTTCGTTGCATCTTGAACTTCGAGAGATCGAACTGCCTGCATGGCTTCCTTTGGACGCGTGGCTCGACTGGTGTGAGCACCGCGAGGCGAAGGAAAAGAAGGCTGACATTCCTTGGACTCACCCGGCCGCCCGGGTCACGCTCAAGAAGCTCGCGAAGCTCCACGGTCTCGGGCGCGACATCGTGATCGCGGTCGATGAATCCGTTTTGCGCGGCTGGACGGGCATCTGGGAAGCGAAGGACGAATCGACCAGTGATGCGGTCACGGGCGGCGCGCCGGACGGGTGGTGGACGGGCGAGGCTGGCTGGCGTGACCAGGGCAAGCGCCTGAACATCGACCCGGCTCGCTTCCAGTACTTCGAGCAATTCAAGGCGAAGGTCTGCAAAACGCTCGGTCCCGGCCCGTGGATGGAATACCTGCTCGCCGCGGTCAGCCGTGAGAGCGAAGAGCGTGGCGAGGCCCTGTACGCGTATCTGAACGACGTCCCGCGCGACAAGAACGGCAACACGGAGGCCGCATGA
- a CDS encoding DUF1064 domain-containing protein: MTKRAAALHYPEGTTTVGTARVREDRTVGRSFAERELMRRMGQKPASEFDDIASGYDPFATAPKVPVAKKKSAKYRNEKCESGGIKFDSKREMKRWHELVQMQVRGEICELELQVPFVLAEPVVIAGRKRPALRYVADFVYERAGEQVIEDVKGRVTEGYRIKRHLMAARGLTIVEVK, from the coding sequence ATGACGAAGCGAGCCGCCGCACTCCATTACCCGGAAGGAACGACGACGGTCGGCACCGCGCGCGTGCGCGAGGACCGCACGGTCGGCCGCAGCTTCGCCGAGCGCGAATTAATGCGCCGCATGGGCCAGAAGCCCGCTAGCGAGTTCGACGACATCGCCTCCGGATACGACCCGTTCGCAACCGCTCCGAAGGTTCCGGTCGCGAAGAAGAAGTCTGCGAAGTACCGCAACGAGAAATGCGAGAGCGGCGGCATCAAGTTCGACAGCAAGCGCGAGATGAAGCGCTGGCACGAGTTGGTGCAAATGCAGGTGCGCGGCGAGATATGCGAGCTTGAGTTGCAGGTGCCGTTCGTCTTGGCGGAGCCGGTGGTCATCGCAGGCCGGAAGCGTCCAGCTCTGCGTTACGTGGCCGACTTCGTGTACGAGCGCGCCGGCGAGCAGGTGATTGAAGACGTGAAGGGCCGGGTAACTGAGGGATACCGCATTAAGCGCCATCTGATGGCGGCGCGGGGACTGACGATCGTGGAGGTGAAGTGA